From Acidobacteriota bacterium, a single genomic window includes:
- a CDS encoding glyoxalase, with product MTNAQMEQIPGFLFFDHIAVSVRPGELEAHVQAYKTMGFRELHREEILGTDQVREVLLQVGDGPNLLQLIEPLNEGSPVAKQIEKNGGRGGIVHMALRVRDIQKAFDHLQANGFKLVDKAPRKGSRGTMVFFVHPKATENAAFGYLLEVVQEGAHDGH from the coding sequence ATGACGAACGCACAGATGGAACAGATCCCCGGTTTTCTCTTTTTTGACCATATCGCCGTCAGCGTCAGGCCCGGCGAGCTGGAGGCCCACGTCCAGGCCTACAAGACCATGGGCTTCAGGGAGCTGCACCGCGAGGAGATCCTGGGCACCGACCAGGTCCGCGAGGTGCTCCTGCAGGTGGGGGACGGCCCCAACCTGCTGCAGTTGATCGAGCCCCTCAACGAGGGTTCCCCCGTCGCCAAACAGATCGAGAAGAACGGCGGCCGGGGGGGCATCGTCCACATGGCGCTGCGCGTCCGGGATATCCAGAAGGCGTTCGACCACCTGCAGGCGAACGGCTTCAAGCTCGTCGACAAGGCCCCCCGCAAGGGATCGCGGGGAACGATGGTCTTTTTCGTCCACCCCAAGGCCACCGAGAACGCCGCGTTCGGGTACCTGCTGGAAGTGGTACAGGAGGGCGCCCATGACGGACACTAG
- a CDS encoding acyl-CoA carboxylase subunit beta, which yields IIRHGAKLLFAYSAATVPKITVILRKSYGGAYLAMCGKDLGADRVYAWPTAEIAVMGAEGAAEIVFRKEIAEAENKAAKRKEVIEKYREAFSTPYVAAGRRLVDSVIEPSMTRQHLAQALEYLNTKRSLRPAKKHGLIPL from the coding sequence GGATCATCCGCCACGGCGCCAAGCTCCTGTTCGCCTATTCCGCCGCCACGGTGCCGAAAATCACCGTGATCCTGCGCAAGAGCTACGGCGGGGCCTACCTGGCGATGTGCGGCAAGGACCTGGGCGCCGACCGCGTCTATGCCTGGCCCACGGCCGAGATCGCCGTGATGGGGGCCGAAGGGGCGGCCGAGATCGTCTTCCGCAAGGAGATCGCCGAGGCGGAGAACAAGGCGGCCAAGCGGAAGGAAGTAATCGAAAAGTATCGCGAGGCGTTCTCGACCCCTTACGTGGCGGCGGGCCGCCGGCTGGTGGACTCCGTGATCGAGCCCTCCATGACGCGGCAGCACCTCGCCCAGGCGCTGGAATACCTCAACACCAAACGCTCCCTGCGGCCGGCCAAGAAGCATGGCCTGATCCCGCTGTAG
- a CDS encoding acetyl-CoA carboxylase biotin carboxyl carrier protein subunit produces the protein MKLNITIDGKNYEVDVEAVEPEAAGPGRGIGFGLGPIRVPAAPVAAPAATSQAPAGGNVNEDKVCRSPVSGIVIKLTAQVGQSIQAGDVLMVLEAMKMETNITAPAPGKVAAIPVNAGDSVQSGQVLVEFE, from the coding sequence GTGAAACTGAACATTACGATTGATGGCAAGAACTACGAGGTGGATGTCGAGGCCGTGGAGCCCGAGGCCGCCGGTCCCGGTCGCGGGATCGGATTCGGGCTCGGGCCGATCCGCGTGCCCGCCGCCCCCGTCGCCGCCCCCGCGGCGACGTCCCAGGCGCCGGCCGGCGGGAACGTGAACGAAGACAAGGTCTGCCGCAGCCCGGTGTCCGGCATCGTGATCAAGCTGACGGCGCAGGTAGGGCAGAGCATCCAGGCCGGCGATGTCCTGATGGTGCTCGAGGCCATGAAGATGGAAACGAATATTACGGCTCCCGCCCCCGGAAAGGTCGCGGCCATCCCCGTCAACGCGGGGGACAGCGTCCAGTCGGGCCAGGTGCTGGTGGAGTTTGAATGA